The nucleotide window TGACCTGCGACGGCGAGACCTCGAGCCCCGAGTCGCGGAGCGTCTTCGCGGCGATCGCCTCGCGCAGCTCCGGCAGGCCGGCGGCGGGCGTGTACTTGTGGTTCTTCGGGTCGTGCACGGCGGCGAGGGCGGCCTCGACGATGTGCTCGGGCGTCGGGAAGTCGGGCTCCCCGGCGGCGTACGACACGATCGGGCGGCCCTCGGCCTTCAGGGCCTTCGCCTTGGCGTCGACCTTGAGCGTCGCGGACTCGGCGATACGTGAGATGCGGGCGGACAGGCGCGGGTGCAGGGTCACGTCACCGAGTCTACCGACGGCCCCATGCCCCGGGTGGATGCCCGGGGCCGCCCGTCCGGGGCGCAGCGTCTCGGCACCCACTCGCGGACAGGAGCGTATCGAGACCCCCGGGCACCGGGTCTCGATACGGCGCTGCGCGCCTGCTCGACCGACGTGCATCCGCATCCGCCGGTCGAGGAGCGACGCAGGAGCGTATCGAGACCCCCGGGCACCGGGTCTCGATACGGCGCTGCGCGCCTGCTCGACCGACGTGCATCCGCATCCGCCGGTCGAGGAGCGACGCAGGAGCGTATCGAGACCCCCGGGCACCGGGTCTCGATACGGCGCTACGCGCCTGCTCGACCGACGTGCATCCGCATCCGCCTGTCGAGTAGCGACGCTCAGAGGTTCTGCCCGATGTCCCACAGCCGGTCGGGGCGGCCGTCGATGGCTTCGGAGACGGCGAGGGCCTGGTCGTCGGAGAGCGAGGCGACGTAGTCGACGACGCCGCGGGCGACGGCGAGGCTCGGCACGTCGGCGCGGTCGGGCAGCGGGATGCCGTCGGGGCGTTCGTCGTGCAGTCGCGCGTAGCCGTCTGCGGCGATCTCGACGAGTTCGCGGAGGCGTTCGGGCACGCGCGTGCGGTCTTCTTCGTCGGTGATCCAGGCGGCGAGGCCCTTGACGGCGCGGGTCAGCACCCGGCTGAGGCCGCGCTGGTACATGACGATGTCGGCGCGGTCGAGGATGAAGTGCCGGTGCACGAACTTCAGCACCTCGACCTCGTGCCAGGCCCGCCGGTCGAGGGTGACGAGGCCGGATCGCACGACGCCCTCCGGCGCGGGGACGACGGAGGCCTGCAGGTGCGCGATCCAGCGGCCGGTGAAGGAGGAGAGGGCGCGTTCGGCGGAGATGGATCCGTCGAACGGGGTCGCGAGCAGGCCGTCGACGAGGTCGTCGGCGACGACGGAGACGGCGTCGGCGAAGGCATCGTCGTCCGCGATCCAGGGGTCGCTGCGGTGCAGCTTCCGGCGGAGGGCGTCGAGGGCGGCGCCGGGCGGGGCGCCGCGTTCGGCGAGGGCTTCGGCGTCGAGGGCGGCCAGTTCGCTCGAGGCCTCGGTCCAGCCGCGGAACTCGCGGGCGACCGCGCCCTGGCCGAGGAGGCCCGCCCGGTAGAAGTCGTCGACGTCGTGGATGGAGTAGGCGATGTCGTCGGCGAGGTCCATGATCGAGCATTCGAGGGACTGCTGCATGGGCGGCAGACCGGCGCGCGCGCCGAACAGGTCGGCGGCGTCGAGGTCGTACGCCGAGAACTTGGGGGCCTCGACGGTGCCGGGCGCCCCGCCGACGCCCGGGGTGCGCCGGAGGCCGCGCGGCAGCGGGCCGTCGCCGTAGGCGGCGGCGTCGACGAAGCGCGTCCACGGATACTTGGCGACGGCCGCCCGCACCGCGGCGGTGAGGTTCAGGCCGCGCGGCGCGGTCGCCGAGACGTCGAGGGTGGCGAGGATGCGATAGCTCTGCGCGTTGCCTTCGAACCCGTCGGCGAGGCCGAGGGTATCGCGGGCGAGCCGGTCGAGGACGCGTTCGCCGAGGTGGCCGAACGGGGGATGCCCGAGATCGTGGGCGCTTGCGGCGGCCTGGACGACGACGGCGTCGCAGCCCGAGGCCAGGGCGAGTTCGCGGGCCGGCGAGTCCGGGGCGGCGAGTTCCACGGCGATCGTGCGGGCGACGGCGGTGACCTTCACCGAGTGGGTGAGCCGGTTGTGGATGAGGGGCCCGGCTCCCGGCTGGGCGATGACCTGGGTGACGGCCGAGAGCCGGGAGAAGTACGGCGAGAAGCGGATGCGTTCGAGGTCGGCGCGGAATTCGGCGTGCTCGCCGCTCGGTTCGAGGCCGCGATTCGGTTCGGCGAAGCGGCGTGCGGCGCGTTCGGGCTGCATGCGTCCCCCTTCCGAGCGGCTGCTATCCACGAATCTATTGCGCCGCGGCGCCGTGCGCGAGCGGCTCCGGCCCCTGCCGAGGATTCCCGCGCCGGGCGGTTTGGCCGAGGGCCCGGCGTCACCTAGACTTGCTGAGGTTGCGAACGACGACCAAGCTCGACTGCGCCCGTTTTCACGGGTGCGGAACGGATCGGGCGTCGTGCAGCTTCAGGGGTTGATTCCCCTGAAGGGCGGTGGCTCAATTGGTAGAGCAGCGGTCTCCAAAACCGCAGGTTGCAGGTTCGAGTCCTGTCCGCCCTGCGAGTCGGCAGCGAATGCCGACCCATCCGAAAGGTGACGAGGTGGCTCGGAAAATCATCGACGAACCCAGTGAGGATGTCGTCGCCGACGCGAAGCGCCAGCGCGCTGCGCGCCGGAACCCGTTCTCGAGGATCGCGCTGTTCATCCGTCAGGTCGTCAACGAGCTCAAGAAGGTCGTCACCCCGACCCGCAAAGAGCTCTTCAGCTTCACCGGCGTGGTGCTCGTCTTCGTGGTCATCATGATGGCGATCGTCTGGGGCCTCGACCAGCTGTTCGGATGGGCCGTGCTCTGGACCTTCGGTCAACCGGGCGCCTGATCGGACCTTCCGGCGGGAGCCGGCCGGCGGTCGGGGCGCACGGCCGGGGGGCACAGACCAGCGAGAAGGATAGAGAAGTGGCAAAGAGCGAGTACGAGGACGCCGACTGGGCGACCGCCGCAGAGCAGTCGGCCGACGACGACGAGGCCCAGGAGGGCAACGTCCTCGAGCAGGCCGAGGATTCGGTCGAGCCCGCCGAGGAGCGCGCCATGCACGTCGACGGCGATGACGAGACCGACCTGCAGGCCGCGCTCGATTCCCTCGCCGAGGCGAAGGACGCCGAGGCCGATGCGGTCGTCGACGACGCGCTCGACATCGACTCCGCCGAGGAGGCGGAGGCCGCGGCCGACGCCGCGGAGGACGAGGCGGAAGAGGTCGACCCCTACGCCGACTTCCGTGCCGAACTGCGCTTCCAGCCCGGCAAGTGGTACGTCGTGCACTCGTATGCGGGCTTCGAGCGTCGTGTGAAGGCGAACATCGAACAGCGTCGCGAGTCGATGGGCATGGCCGACTACATCTACCAGGTCGAAGTGCCCATGGAAGACGTGGTCGAGATCAAGAACGGCCAGCGCAAGATGGTCACGCGCGTGCGCATCCCGAGCTATGTGCTCGTGCGCATGGAGCTGAACGAGGACTCCTGGTCGGTCATCCGTCACACCCCGGGCGTCACCGGCTTCGTCGGCAACGCCCACAACCCCACGCCGCTTCGCTTCGAAGAGGCCTTCAACATGCTGAAGAGCCTCGTCGAGCCCAAGGAGGTTCCGGCGGCCAAGGGCGGCAAGGCTCAGGCCGGCGGCGCGCAGGCTGCCCGCCCGGTCATCGCCGAGGTCGATTTCGAGATCGGCGAGACCATCACGATCAAGGACGGCTCCTTCGCGGGCCTGCCCGGCACGATCAACGAGATCAAGCCCGAGAGCGGCAAGCTCACGGTGCTCGTCTCGCTCTTCGAGCGCGAGACGCCGGTCGAGCTGAGCTTCGACCAGGTCACCAAGCTCTAACGATCCAGTCGGCGCGCAGGCGCATCCGCTATGCTTGAGCGGTTGTGCCTTCGCGCACATCCCCACCGCATCCCGGATCGACCGGGACCGCGGGAGAGTGCCCCGATGCGGGCGTTCGAACAGAAAGAGAGAAATCATGGCACCGAAGAAGAAGGTCACCGGTCTGATCAAGCTTCAGATCAAGGCCGGCGCCGCGAACCCCGCCCCGCCGATCGGCCCCGCCCTGGGTCAGCACGGCGTGAACATCATGGAGTTCTGCAAGGCCTACAACGCCGCGACCGAGTCGCAGCGCGGCAATGTGATCCCCGTCGAGATCACCGTCTACGAGGACCGCTCGTTCACCTTCGTCCTGAAGACCCCGCCCGCCGCGGAGCTCATCAAGAAGGCCGCCGGCGTCGCCAAGGGCTCGGGCGTCCCGCACACCACCAAGGTCGGCAAGATCAGCAACGACCAGGTGCGCGCGATCGCCGAGCAGAAGATGGCCGACCTGAACGCGAACGACCTCGACGCCGCGTCGAAGATCATCGCGGGCACCGCCCGTTCGATGGGCATCACGGTCGAATAACCGGCCGATCTCGTCGGTCGAGGAGCGCGAAGCGCGTCTCGAGGCCACGAGATCGAGGACGCCGCATCGCGCGGCATCCCGCACAGAACTCACATCGTGGCAGCGCCCGCCAGGCGCGATGACCACACTCTCTCAAGGAGAACCAACATGGCGAAGAAGTCCAAGGCCTACCGGGCCGCGGCCGAGAAGATCGAGGCCGGCAAGTACTACACCCCGTCGGAGGCCGTCGCCCTCGCCAAGCAGACGGGTTCGGCCAAGACCGACTCGACCGTCGAGGTCGCCGTCAAGCTCGGCGTCGACCCGCGCAAGGCGGACCAGATGGTGCGCGGCACCGTCATCCTCCCGCACGGCACCGGCAAGACCGCCCGCGTCATCGTCTTCGCGACCGGCCCCGCGGCCGAGGCCGCGATCGCCGCGGGCGCCGACGAGGTCGGCGGCGCCGAGCTCATCGAGAAGGTCGCCGGCGGCTACACCTCGTTCGACGCGGCTGTGGCCACGCCCGAGCTCATGGGCCAGGTCGGCCGTCTCGGCAAGGTGCTCGGCCCCCGCGGCCTGATGCCGAACCCGAAGACCGGCACGGTGACCCCGAACCCGGCCAAGGCCGTCGAGGACATCAAGGGCGGCAAGATCGAGTTCCGCGTCGACAAGCACGCCAACGTGCACTTCGTCGTCGGCAAGGCCTCGTTCTCCGAGCAGCAGCTCGACGACAACATCAAGGCCGCCCTCGAAGAGGTCGTGCGCCTGAAGCCGTCGAGCGCGAAGGGCCGCTACATCCAGAAGGGCGCTGTGTCGACCACGTTCGGCCCCGGCATCCCGCTGGACGTCAACGCGATCTGACGCACACCGCGTACACGAAGGGCCCGCCTCGGCGGGCCCTTCGTCGTTTCCGGGGGCGGGGAGGAGCGGGAGCGGAGGCGGCGCGCCGCGGCATCCGTTCGCCGCGGCGCGCGCCCGCTCAGCCGCCGATGCGGATGAGCTTCTTGTTGACGAACTCGTCGGCGCCGAGACGGCCGAGCTCGCGGCCCGAACCCGAACGCTTCACACCGCCGAAGGGCAGCTCGGCGCCCTCTGCGCCCACCGCGTTGATGAAGACCATGCCGGCCTCGATCGCATCCGCCACGCGCAGCGCCTGCTCGGGATCCGTCGTGAACACGTACGAGCCGAGGCCGAACGGGGTGTCGTTGGCGATCCGCACCGCCTCCGCCTCGTCGGCGGCGCGGTAGACGGCCGCGACCGGTCCGAAGAACTCCTCGCGGTACGCGTCGTTTCCGGCATCCACCTCGGTCAGCACCGTCGTCTCGAAGAAGTTGCCGCTGCGGCCGCCGCCGGCCACGAGCGTCGCCCCGCCGGCCACGGCCCGCTGCACCTGGCCCTCGAGCCGCTCGGCGGCCGCCGCCGACGACAGCGGGCCGATGACCGCATCCGGCGACGACGGATCCTTCGCCTCGACCGCGGTGAGCGCCGCCGTGAACTTCTCCAGGAACGCGTCGTACAGCCCGTCGACCACGATGAAACGCTTGGCGGCGTTGCACGACTGACCGCTGTTGTCGAGGCGGGCGGAGACGGCGGCATCCACCGTCGCATCGAGGTCGTCGGTCGAGAACAGCAGGAACGGATCCGAACCGCCGAGCTCGAGCACGACCTTCTTCAGGTGCCGGCCGGCGAGCTCGGCGACCGCCGTGCCGGCCCGCTCCGAGCCGGTGAGCGAGACGCCGCGCACCCGCGGGTCGGCGATGACGCCCTCGATCTGCTCGTTCGAGGCGAGGATGTTGACATAGGCGCCTGCGGGGAAGCCGGCGTCGCGGAAGATCTGCTCGATCGCGATCGCCGACTCGGGGCACTGCGGGGCGTGCTTCAGGACGATCGTGTTGCCGGTCACCAGGTTCGGCCCCGCGAAGCGGGCGACCTGGTAGTACGGGAAGTTCCACGGCATGATGCCGAGCAGCACCCCGAGCGAATCGCGGCGGATGAACGCCGAGCCCTCGCCGGCGAGCAGATCGATCGGCTCGTCGCGCATGATCGCCTCGGCGTTGTCGGCGTAGTACGTGTAGATCTCGGCGGCGAAATCGACCTCGCCGAGAGCCTGCTCGATCGGCTTGCCCATCTCGCGCACGATGATCTTCGCGAGCTGCTCGCGCCGCTCCGAATGCAGCTGCCCGACCCGGCGGATGAGGGCGCTGCGCTCGCCGACCGTCGAGGTCTTCGACCAGTCGCGATGCGCGGCGTCGGCCAGGCCCAGGGCCGCCTCGAGCTCGGCGTCGGTGATGGTGGGGTACTGCTCGATCGTTGCTCCGGTCGCGGGGTCGACGACGGCGTAGCTCATGAGGCTCCTTCCACGGGTATGCGAACGACGGGCCCCGCAGGTTCGGCGTCGGCGCCGTCGGGCACCAGCCTACGGGTATGGTGGCCGTGCACGGTGGCGCTGTTCGCGGCAACCGGCGACGACGGCGAGGAGGCCGAGGTGCAGGCAGTGCTCGCGGGCATCCGCGTCGCCGACTTCTCGCGGGTGCTCGCCGGCCCCTACGCGACGATGCTCATGGCCGACTTCGGCGCCGACGTGATCAAGGTCGAGCCGCCCGGCGGCGACGAGACGCGCGCATGGCGTCCGCCGGTGGATGCCCTGGGCCGATCCACCTACTTCGGCGCCGTGAACCGCGGCAAACGATCCGTCGTGCTCGACCTGACGACGGAGGCCGGGCTCGCCCGGGCGCGACGGCTCGCGGCATCCGCCGACGTCGTCGTCGAGAACTTCCGCCCGGGGGTGATGGCCCGCTTCGGGCTCGACCACGCCTCGCTCGCCGCCGGGAACCCCGCGATCATCAGCTGCTCGATCACCGGATTCGGCGCCGGGGCCGGGATGCCCGGCTACGACCTGCTCGTGCAGGCCGTCGGCGGCCTCATGTCGGTCACCGGGCACCCGGGCGGCGAGCCGGTGAAAGCCGGCGTCGCCCTCGTCGACGTCATCACCGCGCAGAACGCGCTGAGCGGCATCCTGCTCGCCCTCCGCGAGCGGGATCGAAGCGGCATCGGCCAGCACGTCGAGGTGAACCTGCTGCAGAGCCTGCTGTCGGCCCTCGTGAACCAGGCCTCCTCGACGCTGGCCACCGGGCAGGCGCCGGCGCGACTCGGCAACCGGCACCCCTCGATCGCGCCGTATGCCGTGTTCCGCGCCGCCGACCGGGAGCTCGTGCTCGCCGTCGGCAACGACCGCCAGTTCCGCACCCTCGCGCGTCTCATCGGCCGACCCGAGCTCGCCGACGACCCCCGCTATGCGACGAACCCGGCCCGCGTCGCCGCACGCGACGAGCTCGAACCCCTCCTCGAGGCCGCCTTCGCGACGCGGCCGGCGGCCGAGTGGGTGGGGGTGTGCACGGACGCCGGCGTTCCGGCCGGGCTCGTCAACGACATCGCCGAGGCCGTCGCGTTCGCCGAAGGGCTGGGGCTCGACCCCGTCGCCCCCGGCGGCGCCTCGATCGCGAACCCCGTCGGCCTCGGCCGCACGCCGGCCGCGTACACGGAGGGGCCGCCCGGGCTCGGCGAGCACGACGGCGCGGTATGGGCGGATGCCGGGGCGCGCCCGGGCGACGCCCCCGACGGGCGCGCCGGCGCGGCCGAGAACGCCGCGCCACGGCATCCGCACCCGAGAAAGGAACCCGCGTGACCGCGCTCGACCGCATCTTCGACCTCGACGCCCTGCTCAGCGAGGAGGAACGCGGCTGGCGCGACCGGGCGCGCGCCTTCGCCGCCGAACACATCGCCCCCGTCGTCGACGACGACTGGGAGCGCGCGCACTTCCGCCGCGAACTCGTTCCCGCGCTCGGCGAGGCCGGCTTCCTCGGCATGCACCTCACCGGGTACGGCTGCGCCGGCGCCGGCGCCGTCTCGTACGGGCTCGTGTGCAGCGAGATCGAGGCCGCCGACTCGGGGTGGCGCACCTTCGTCTCGGTGCAGGGCTCGCTCGCGATGAGCGCGATCGCCGAATACGGCACGGAGGCGCAGAAGGAGCAGTGGCTGCCCGGGATGGCCGCAGGCACCCTCGTCGGATGCTTCGCGCTCACCGAACCGCAGGGCGGCAGCGACCCGGGCGCGATGACGACCGTCGCCCGGCGCGACGGCGGCGACTGGGTCATCGACGGCGCCAAGCGGTGGATCGGCCTCGCCTCGCTCGCCGACGTCGCCGTGGTGTGGGCGCGGGTCGAGGAGGACGGCTTCGGCACCGGTGCCCGGGCGGTGCGCGGCTTCCTCGTGCCGACCGCGACGGCCGGCTTCGAGGCGACGCCGATCACCGGAAAGCTCTCGATGCGCGCCTCGGTGCAGTGCGATGTGCGCCTGGACGGCGTGCGTCTGCCGGCCGAGGCGATGCTGCCGGATGCGGCGGGCCTGTCGGGCCCGTTCGGCTGCCTGAACGAGGCGCGCTTCGGGATCGTGTGGGGGGCGATGGGCGCGGCCAGATCCTGCTTCGACGCCGCCGTCGGCCGCGCGAGCGAACGCGAGGTGTTCGGCCGCCCCATCGGCGCCGCCCAGCTCACCCAGGCCAAGCTCGCCGATATGGCCGTCGAACTCGAGAAGGGGTACCTGCTCGCGCTGCACCTCGGGCGTGCGAAGGAGCGCGGGGCGCTCACGCCGGCGCAGATCTCGGTCGGCAAACTGAACGCGGTGCGCGAGGCGCTCGAGATCGCCCACCAGGCGCGCTCGATCCTGGCCGGCGACGGCATCACGAGCGCGTTCCCGGTGATGCGGCACGCTGCCAACCTCGAATCGGTCCGCACCTACGAGGGCACGGACGAGATCCACCAGCTCGTCATCGGCCGCGAGCTGACGGGCCTCGGCGCGTTCTGAGGGCGGATGCGGCCGGGGCCCCGCGCCGCGTCAGCCGAGGTGTGCGTCGGCGACATCGAGCGCCTCGTCGATGATGTCGAGGCCGTGGGCGAGCTCCTCCTCCGCGATGACGAGCGGCGGGGCCACGTGCACCCGGTTGAAATGCGTGAACGGCCAGAGCCCGGCGCGTTTGCAGGCGGCGGCCACTGCGGCGACGGGCGCTGCATCGGCACCGGAGGCGTTGAAGGGGACGAGCGGCTCGTGCGTGCCCTGATCCCGCACGAGCTCGATCGCCCAGAACAGGCCGCGCCCGCGGACCTCGCCGACCGAGGGATGCGCATCGGCGACGGCGGCCAGACGCGGGGCGACGATGCGCTCGCCGAGGTCGCGGACGTGTTCGAGGATGCGGTCCCGCTCGAAGACCTCGAACGTCGCCACGCCGGCCGCGCAGGCGAGCGGGTGCCCGGAGTAGGTGAGCCCGCCGGGGAACGGCCGCTCGTCGAAATACGCCGCGATCCACGGGGACATGATCACCCCGCCGAGCGGGACGTACCCCGAGTTCACGCCCTTCGCGAAGGTCACGAGATCGGGCACGACGCCGAAGCCGTTCACCGCGAACCACTCGCCGACCCGGCCGAACCCGACCATGACTTCGTCGGCGATGTAAACGATGCCGTACCGGTCGCACAGCTCGCGTACGCCGGCGAGGTATCCGGGCGGCGGCACGAGAACCCCGTTCGTGCCCACGATCGTCTCGAGGATGATCGCTGCGATCGTCTCCGCGCCCTCGAGGACGATGACCTGTTCGAGATGCGCGAGCGCACGATCGGCCTCCTCTTCCGGGGTGGACGAGTGGAACGCGGAACGATACGGGTACGGGCCGAAGAAGTGGGCGACGCTGCCGTCGCCGGGCTCGTTCGCCCAACGGCGCGGGTCTCCCGTGAGCGAGATCGCCGTGGCCGTCGCACCGTGGTAGCTGCGGTACGCCGAGAGCACCTTGCGCCGGCCCGTGACCAGGCGCGCCATCCGCACCGCGTATTCGTTCGCGTCGGCCCCGCCGTTCGTGAAGAAGACCCGGTCGAGATCACCCGGTGCGACCTCTGCGATGCGTCGCGCGAGCTCGCCGCGCACGTCGGACGCCATCGAGGGCTGGATCGTCGCCAGTCGTCCGGCCTGGTGCCGGATGGCTTCGACGAGGTCCGGATGCCCGTGGCCGAGGTTCAGGTTCACGAGCTGGCTCGAGAAGTCGAGATAGGCGTTGCCCTCGTAGTCCCAGAAGGTCGAGCCCGATCCGCCGGCGACGGGCAGCGGGTCGATGAGCGACTGCGCGCTCCAGGAGTGGAAGACGTGCGCGCGGTCGTCCGCGCGCACTGCGGCCCCGAGCTCAGGCGCCGGCAGCGGATGCCGGGTGCCTGTCGGGGCCGTGAACGGCATGGCATGCGCCGGTGCGCTCGTCGTATCGGTCATTCGTGCTCCTTCACGGTCTGGCGGTCGGTGGTCGGCACGGAGGGGGACGGGTGCGGCGGTGCCGCGAAGGCGGACCGCACCTCGTCATGCGGGAGGGCGAAGGCGACGTGCCCGTCACGGCCGACCGTGTCACGGGCGGCCACGAGAGCGTTGACCGTGGCCTCCTCGACCGCCTCGACGACGGCGGCGAAGAACGGATCGATCCGCCCCCATGGCACGAAGGCGAGCGTCTCGAGACCGCGGCCCTGCTCGTGGCCGAGCATCGAGGTCAGAGCGCCGGGGTTCGCGGTCGAGAAGGCGAGGAAGATGTCACCGGAGAAATGGCTCGCGGTGGTCCCGGTGCGGGCGAGGCCGAGGGGAACGCGCCGCGCGAGCGCGGCGCACTGACCGGGCAGCAAGGGGGCATCCGTTGCGACGACGACGATCACGCTGCCCGATCCCCCGGCGACTCGGGCGCGTTCCCCGTCGCGTTCGAGCCAGGCGGTCGTCTCCATGGGATTCGGTGCAGCCGAGGAACGGCCGAGGCGGCGCCCATCGATGCGCAGCTCGTCGCGGGAGCCGAAGTTCGCCTGCAGGAACACGCCGACCGTGTAGTGCTCACCGCCGACCTCGACGAGGCGGGACGCCGTGCCCGAACCTCCCTTGAAGCCGTAGCAGGTCATGCCGGTGCCGCCGCCCACGGAACCCTCGGAAATCGCTCCGCCGTGCGCGGCGTCGAGCGCGGCGCCGGCGTGCTCCGGCCGGACGTTGCCGGCGTTGATCGCGTTCAGGTATCCGTCCCAGGTCTCGCCGACGACGGGTAGCATCCACTGCGCGGAAAGGTCGGGGCGCGTGCGATGCACCCATTCGTCGACCCCGCGGTGCACGGCGCCGACCGCATGCGAGTTCGTGAGGGCGATCGGCAGGGTGAGCGCGCCGGACTCGTCGATCCAGGTGCGCCCGGTGAGCTCGCCGTTCCCGTTCAGCGAGAAGGTCCCCGCCGCGCAGGGCACGCCGATACCGTCCCTCCCTCGGGGGAGGATCGCCGTGACCCCCGTACGGGCGACGGACGCGGAGCCGGGGCCCGCCGGATCGCCGGACGCGATCGTCGCGTAGCCGACCTCGACGCCCGGAACGTCGGTGATCGCGTTCCAGCGCCCGGCGCGCCCGTCGAAGGGGATGCCGAGGTCTCTCGCGCGGGGTGCGGTGGTCGTCATCGACGCTCCTCAAAATGCTGAACAGACGTTCAAACCGTCTGCGGCACAACTTAGCACTCTTGACAGGCATTCTTACCTGTGGCTTGAATGGGCGTTCAAATCCAGGATCCCGTACCGGACGGGCCCCGAGCGGAGGAGACGACGATGTCCGAACAGACGGTCAACAGCGGCGAACGAGCTCCATCCACACGAAGAGGCGCACTCGCCGCCGGGCGGCTCGGCGTCGGCGACATCGTCTTCTTCGTCGTCTCGGCCGCGGCCCCGCTGACGGTGGTCGCGAGCGCCGCCCCGACCTCGATGCGCATGGGCGGCATCGGTGCGGCCGGTGCGATGCTCGTGTGCGCGGTCGTGCTCATCCTCTTCGCCTCGGGCTTCACGGCGATGTCGACGCACGTGCGCAACACGGGCGCCTTCTACGCCTACGTCGCCCGCGGCATCGGCAAGCCCGCCGGCACGGGCGTGGCCTTCGTCACGATCTTCGCCTACGCCATCCTCTCGGTCTGCTTCTACGGCTTCATCGGCTTCTTCGGCGAACTCACCTTCGGCGGGATCTTCGGCATCGAACTGCCGTGGGTGGTCTGGTCGCTCATCGCGGCCGCACTCGTCGCCGTCCTCGGGTACCGCAAGATCGACGTCGGGGCGAAGGTGCTCGGGGTCCTGCTCACGCTCGAAGTCGTGATCCTGCTCGCGCTCGCGATCGCCGTGCTCGGTCAGGGCGGACCAGAGCCGATCAGCGCGGCGCCCTTCGACCCGCGGGAGATCTTCTTCGCCGCCGGCTCCGGAAGCCTCTTCGTCGTCGGGTTCGGCGCATACCTCGGGTTCGAGGGCACCGCGATCTACGCCGAGGAGGCGAAGCGCCCGAAGCGCACGATCCCCATCGCGACGTACGTCGCCATCGCCTTCCTCGGCGTCTTCTACGCCTTCACGTTCTGGATGCTGACGGTCGCCTTCGGTGCCGACGGCGTCATCGAGATGGCCCGGTCCGACGCCTTCGAGACGATGGTCTTCGCCGCAGGCGAGGAGTACCTGGGCGCGTGGGCTGCCGTCGTCATGCAGGTGCTCATCGTGACGAGCTTCTTCGCCTGCGTCCTCGCGTTCCACAACGCCTCCAGTCGTTACCTCTACGCGCTCGGGCGGGAACGGCTGCTGCCGGCCGTCCTCGGCCGGACGCATGCGAAGACGAAGGCCCCGCACGCGGCGAGCGCCGTCATGAGCGTGCTCGCGCTCGTCGCCATCCTCGTGGCCTTCGCCCTCGGCGCCGACCCGTTCCTCCAGTTCGCGATCTGGACCTACGCGACCGGGGTCGCCGGGCTCGTCTTCGCACAGGGGGTCGCCGCCGTCGCCGTCGTCGGGTTCTTCGCACGGAACCGCCGCGGGCACAGCCCGTGGCGCGTGCTCGTCGCCCCGGCGCTCGGTGCCGCCGGCCTCATCACCGGGTTCCTGCTCATCGCCTTCAACTTCGAGATCGTCACGACCTTCACGGGGCCGATCAACTGGGTGCTCCTCGCGCCCACGCCCGTGCTGTTCATCGCCGGTATCGTCATGGGCATGGTCATCAGACGGCGCGATCCCGCACGGTATGCGGCGCTCGCCGAGAACCTCGACGACGCGGCTGCGGCCGGGCCCCGCGTGGGGGCCGAGTGACGCGGGGCGTGAAACGGACGGAGCGTCGCGGCGAACTCGTCGCGGCGCTGCGCCGTGTCGCCCGTGACCAGGGCCTCGCGCAGGCGAACGTGCGCGCGGTCGCCGCGGAGGCCGAGATGAGCGTCGGCAGCGTGTTGTACTACTTCGAGAACTTCGAACAGTTGCAGCTCGCCGCGGTGGAAGGCGTGCTGGAGGAGTTCTACGAGCGTCGCCGGGCGATCACCCTCCGCGAGCCCGACCCGGTCGCCCGCTTGCGCGCACTCATCGAAGCCGGGGTGCCGGACGAGATCAGCGGCGATCTCAGGATCGTCTACGAGAGCATCGGGC belongs to Agromyces archimandritae and includes:
- a CDS encoding aspartate aminotransferase family protein produces the protein MPFTAPTGTRHPLPAPELGAAVRADDRAHVFHSWSAQSLIDPLPVAGGSGSTFWDYEGNAYLDFSSQLVNLNLGHGHPDLVEAIRHQAGRLATIQPSMASDVRGELARRIAEVAPGDLDRVFFTNGGADANEYAVRMARLVTGRRKVLSAYRSYHGATATAISLTGDPRRWANEPGDGSVAHFFGPYPYRSAFHSSTPEEEADRALAHLEQVIVLEGAETIAAIILETIVGTNGVLVPPPGYLAGVRELCDRYGIVYIADEVMVGFGRVGEWFAVNGFGVVPDLVTFAKGVNSGYVPLGGVIMSPWIAAYFDERPFPGGLTYSGHPLACAAGVATFEVFERDRILEHVRDLGERIVAPRLAAVADAHPSVGEVRGRGLFWAIELVRDQGTHEPLVPFNASGADAAPVAAVAAACKRAGLWPFTHFNRVHVAPPLVIAEEELAHGLDIIDEALDVADAHLG
- a CDS encoding CaiB/BaiF CoA transferase family protein yields the protein MLAGIRVADFSRVLAGPYATMLMADFGADVIKVEPPGGDETRAWRPPVDALGRSTYFGAVNRGKRSVVLDLTTEAGLARARRLAASADVVVENFRPGVMARFGLDHASLAAGNPAIISCSITGFGAGAGMPGYDLLVQAVGGLMSVTGHPGGEPVKAGVALVDVITAQNALSGILLALRERDRSGIGQHVEVNLLQSLLSALVNQASSTLATGQAPARLGNRHPSIAPYAVFRAADRELVLAVGNDRQFRTLARLIGRPELADDPRYATNPARVAARDELEPLLEAAFATRPAAEWVGVCTDAGVPAGLVNDIAEAVAFAEGLGLDPVAPGGASIANPVGLGRTPAAYTEGPPGLGEHDGAVWADAGARPGDAPDGRAGAAENAAPRHPHPRKEPA
- a CDS encoding acyl-CoA dehydrogenase family protein, with amino-acid sequence MTALDRIFDLDALLSEEERGWRDRARAFAAEHIAPVVDDDWERAHFRRELVPALGEAGFLGMHLTGYGCAGAGAVSYGLVCSEIEAADSGWRTFVSVQGSLAMSAIAEYGTEAQKEQWLPGMAAGTLVGCFALTEPQGGSDPGAMTTVARRDGGDWVIDGAKRWIGLASLADVAVVWARVEEDGFGTGARAVRGFLVPTATAGFEATPITGKLSMRASVQCDVRLDGVRLPAEAMLPDAAGLSGPFGCLNEARFGIVWGAMGAARSCFDAAVGRASEREVFGRPIGAAQLTQAKLADMAVELEKGYLLALHLGRAKERGALTPAQISVGKLNAVREALEIAHQARSILAGDGITSAFPVMRHAANLESVRTYEGTDEIHQLVIGRELTGLGAF
- a CDS encoding P1 family peptidase, encoding MTTTAPRARDLGIPFDGRAGRWNAITDVPGVEVGYATIASGDPAGPGSASVARTGVTAILPRGRDGIGVPCAAGTFSLNGNGELTGRTWIDESGALTLPIALTNSHAVGAVHRGVDEWVHRTRPDLSAQWMLPVVGETWDGYLNAINAGNVRPEHAGAALDAAHGGAISEGSVGGGTGMTCYGFKGGSGTASRLVEVGGEHYTVGVFLQANFGSRDELRIDGRRLGRSSAAPNPMETTAWLERDGERARVAGGSGSVIVVVATDAPLLPGQCAALARRVPLGLARTGTTASHFSGDIFLAFSTANPGALTSMLGHEQGRGLETLAFVPWGRIDPFFAAVVEAVEEATVNALVAARDTVGRDGHVAFALPHDEVRSAFAAPPHPSPSVPTTDRQTVKEHE